DNA from Kitasatospora herbaricolor:
ATGGTGGATGAACGGAAGGTGAACAGGGTCGGGCGTCGTGGTTCCTGGGATGTCCGGGAGGTTGCGGAGATCCCGTGAAAGTGTGGAGGGAGTGTCAGCGACCCCCCATTTTGAGCGGATCGCGCCACTTCGTGGTGGTTTGCTGAGATCTGGGTCACAGTCTCTGAAGAATTCATCAATATGTACGGGCACCGTCTGTCTCGGCCGGGGCCGCCGTGACAGGATTCGGCAGAGATCCGGAGGCCGAACCGAAGAGCTGCCGGAGGGGGAGGGCGGGCCGATGGGCGGGGCTTTGTGGCGCACCGAGTCGAGTGCGATGCGGCCGTGGGTGCGGGCCGCGCTCAGGTGCGGAGCCGTCCTGGCGGTGGCCGCCCTGTCGCTGCCCTTCGCGACCCAGGCCGCGTTCGCCGCGCCGGAGCCCTCCGCGAGCCCCTCGGCCGGCGCCGTCACCGTCTCGCCGGGCGCCGATCCGCTGGCCGACGCCAAGGCCACCCTCGGGCCGCTGCTCGACCAGCTGCACCTGCTCTACGGCAACGCCGAGGCGGCCACCGAGCAGTACAACGGCACCGTGGCCCGGCTCACCGAGCAGCAGGCCACCGTGACCGACCTGCGCGGCCGGGTGGAGCGCCAGCAGAAGGCGGTGGACGCCGGCACCGACGTCGCCGCCCAGCTCGCCGCCGCCCAGTACCGCAACGGCAGCGCCTCGGCCTACGCCGAACTGCTGCTCGCCGAGGACCCGTACGAGGCGGTGACGATCGCCGAGCTGCTCGCCGAGGCCAGCCGCTCGCAGTCGGCCTTCCTGGACCACCTCAAGGCGGACCGAGCCACCCTGGCCGAGCTGCAGAAGCAGGCCGAGAAGGCGCTCCAGGACTCGCAGGCGCTGGCCGTCCAGCAGGACGCGGCCAAGGCCACCGTCGCCACCCAGCTCGCCGAGGTCGAGAAGCTGGTCACCTCGCTGACCGGCGCCCAGCGCACCGAACTGGCCGCACTGGAGAAGGCCCAGGCCGACCAGTCCCAGCTGGCCTTCCTCGCCTCCGGCGCGCTCGGCAAGGGCGAGCGGACGCCGTCGCAGGCCGGCCGCGCGGCCGTGGCGTACGCGCTGGCGCAGCTCGGCAAGCCCTATGTCTGGGGCGGCGCCGGGCCGGACGTCTTCGACTGCTCGGGGCTGACCTCGCAGGCCTGGCTGCACGCCGGCCGGCCGGTGCCGCGCACCAGCCAGGAGCAGTGGGCCCAGCTCCAGCACGTGCCGCTGAACCAGCTGCGGCCCGGCGACCTGGTCGTCTACTACGCCGGTGCCACCCACATCGCCCTGTACATCGGCGGCGGCCTGGTGGTGCAGGCGCCGCGCCCCGGCGCCGTCATCAAGGTGTCGCCGATCGGGTCGATGCCGATCCTCGGGGCCGTCCGCCCCGACCCGGAGACCGCGGCCGACGACCAGGGCGGCGTCTGGAAGGTGCCGGACCTCCCCGCCGGCTGGGACACCGTCACCCCGATCGCGCCGTCCCCGCCGGCCACGCTGCCGCCCGTGGTGCCCGCGCCGGGCGCCACCGTGCCGCCCACCACGCCCCCGGGGACGCCCGGGCCGACGACCTCGCCGACCGACCCCGCCACCGGCACCCCGAGCGGTACGCCGTCCGGCACCCCGACCGACCCGGGGACGCCCTCCGGGACGGGTACTCCGTCCGGCACGGGCACCCCGTCGGGGACGGGCACCCCGTCCGGCACCGGCAGCCCGTCCGGCACCGGCAGCCCGTCCGGCACCGGTACGCCGTCCACCGCCACGCCGGACCCGTCCGCGACCGCGCCGTCCGCCCCCGGCACCGCTGCCTCCTCGGCCACCTCCTCCGCCGCGCCGAACTCGGCCTCGGCGCGGCCGGAGAGCGCCTCGGCCTCCGCCTCCGGCGTGCGCTGAGCCCGCACCGCGACTCCCGGCCGCACCCCTCGGCCGCACCCCACGAGGGGTGCGGCCGGGCCCCGCGGGTCAGGCCCCGGGCAGGCCGCTGTCGGGCTCGAAGCGCACCACGACCGCCTTCGAGGTCGGGGTGTTGCTGATGTCGGCGGTCGAGTCCAGCGGCACCAGCACGTTGGTCTCCGGGTAGTAGGCGGCCGCGCCGCCCCGTGCCACCGGGTAGTGCACCACCATGAAGTGCGGGGCGCGGCGCTCCACGCCGTCCCGCCACTCGCTCACCAGGTCGACGTAGCCGCCCTCGGTCAGGCCCAGCCCGGCGGCGTCGGCCGGGTTCACCAGCACCACCCGGCGCCCGCCGGTGATGCCGCGGTAGCGGTCGTCCAGGCCGTAGATCGTGGTGTTGTACTGGTCGTGCGAGCGCAGCGTCTGCAGCAGCAGCCGGCCCGCCGGGACCTCGGGCGCGGTCAGCGGGTTGACGCTGAAGTTGGCCTTCCCGGTCGTGGTGGGGAAGGAGCGGCTGTCGCGCGGGCCGTGCGGCAGGGCGAAGCCGCCGGGACGGCGGACCTTCTCGTTGAAGTCCTCGAAGCCGGGCACGACCCGGGCGATCCGGTCCCGGACGCTGTCGTAGTCGTCCGCGAAGTCCTCCCACGGCGTGCTGTCCTGCGGGCCGAGCGTGGCACGGGCCAGCCGGCAGACGATCGCCACCTCGGAGAGCAGCCCCCGGGCCGGCGGCCGCAGCCCGCCGCGAGAGGAGTGCACCATGCCCATCGAGTCCTCGACGCTGACGAACTGCGCGCCCTTGGCGGTGACGTCCCGGTCGGTGCGGCCGAGGGTCGGCAGGATCAGGGCGCGGGCGCCGGTGACCACGTGCGAGCGGTTCAGCTTGGTGGAGACGTGGACGGTGAGCCGGCAGCGGCGCATCGCGGCCTCGGTGACGTCGGTGTCCGGCGTGGCCGCGACGAAGTTGCCGCCCATCGCGAAGAATACCCGCACCCGGCCGTCCCGCATCGCCCGGATGGTGTCCACCGCGTCGAAGCCGTGCTCGCGCGGCGGCTCGAAGGCGAACTCCTTGCCCAGCGCGTCCAGGAAGGCCTGGGACGGGCGCTCGAAGATGCCCATCGTCCGGTCGCCCTGCACGTTGCTGTGCCCGCGCACCGGGCAGACCCCGGCGCCGGGGCGGCCGATGTTGCCGCGCAGCAGCAGGAAGTTGACCACCTCGCGGATGGTCGGCACGGCGTGCTTGTGCTGGGTGAGGCCCATCGCCCAGCAGACGATGACCTTCCGGGAGGCCAGCACCATCGAGACGAGTTCCTCGATCTGGGCGTACGGCAGGCCGGTGGCGGCGAGCACCGCGTCGCGGTCGGTGGTGCGGGCGTCCGCCGCCCACTCCTCGAAGCCCAGGCAGTGCCGCTCGACGAACTCGTGGTCCACCACGTTGCCGTGCCTGTCCTCGGCGGCCAGCAGCAGCTGGTTCACGGCCCGGAACAGGGCCAGGTCGCCGCCGAGCCGGATCTGCAGGAACAGGTCGGTCAGCTTGGTGCCGTGGCCGGCCAGCCCCCGGGCGTTCTGCGGGTTCTTGAACCGCTCCAGGCCGGCCTCGGGCAGCGGGTTGACGCTGACGATCTTGGCGCCGGCCCGCTTGGCCCGCTCCAGGGCGGACAGCATCCGGGGGTGGTTGGTGCCCGGGTTCTGGCCCGCCACGATGATCAGGTCGGCCTGGTGGAGGTCCTTCAGGCTGACGCTGCCCTTGCCCACGCCCAGCGTCTCCACCAGCGCCGAGCCGGAGGACTCGTGGCACATGTTGGAGCAGTCCGGCAGGTTGTTGGTGCCGAGCCGGCGGGCGAACAGCTGGTAGGCGAAGGCGGCCTCGTTGCTGGTCCGGCCCGAGGTGTAGAAGGCGGCCCCGTCCGGGGTGTCCAGCGCCTTCAGCTCCTCGGCGACGATCGAGAACGCCCGCTCCCAGGAGACCGGCACGTAGTGCGAGGCGCCCTCGTCGAGCAGCATCGGTTCGGTGAGGCGGCCCTGCTGCCCGAGCCAGTACCCGGAGCGCTCCGCCAGCTCCGCGACCGGGTGCGCGGCGAAGAACCCGGCGGTGATCCGCCGCTCGGTGGCCTCCTCGGCGACCGCCTTCGCGCCGTTCTCGCAGAACTCGGCGGCGTGCGTCTTCCCCGGCTCGGGCCAGGCGCAGCCGGGGCAGTCGAAGCCGTCCGGCTGGTTGACCTTGCTGAGGGTGGCCAGGGTGCGGCGGGCGCCCATCTGCTCGGCGGCCATCCGCAGGCTGTGGCCCACGGCCGGCAGCCCCGCCGCGGCGTGCTGCGGGGCGGACACCTGCGGGGCGTCCTGGGCCGGGTCGCCCTGCGGGGCCTGCTTCGCCATGACTGGCACCTCCGGATCGTGCGGGCCGCCTCGTCGCCTGCCCCTGTCCTCTCATCCTTCCACTCACCCCGCCATGTTCGAACGGCTGCCCGGGAGGGGAAGGGGCGGCCGCCTGGATCGGGCGGGGCGCGGCGGGACAGAATGTGCGGTGCCGACCGACGCAGAGGAGCCGTGGACCATGCCGCTGAGCGGAACCGCACCGGAGCCCCCGGGCGGCTACGGACCGCCGCCGGCCGTTCCCCCGGCCCCGCCGTCGCCGCCGCTCCTGCCACCGCCCTCCGCCTCCGCCGTCGCCGCCGCCCCGCCGGCCGAGGAGGCCCGGGCGGAACTGCTGCGGCAGCGGGAGGCGGCCCGGCGGGTCGAGCCGGCGGTGGCCGTGGGGATGCTGGACGGGACGGCCCGGCAGATGGTCGCCCGGCTCGGCCGGTACGACCGTGACACCCTCACCACCTGGCGCGAGCTGGCCTGGTACCGGGACGCGGCCGGCGACCCGGCCGGCGCCCTGCAGCTGCTGCGGCAGGTCGTCCCGGACCTGGTGCAGGCCCTCGGGCACGCCGACCCCGACACCCTGCAGGCCCGCTTCGAGCTGGCCGTGCTCATCGGCACGGCGGGTGACCCGCAGGGCGCCGCGCAGCAGTTGCACGCCCTGATCCCGCAGCTGGCCGCCACGCTCGGTCCCTACGACGAGCGGGTGCTG
Protein-coding regions in this window:
- a CDS encoding FdhF/YdeP family oxidoreductase, producing the protein MAKQAPQGDPAQDAPQVSAPQHAAAGLPAVGHSLRMAAEQMGARRTLATLSKVNQPDGFDCPGCAWPEPGKTHAAEFCENGAKAVAEEATERRITAGFFAAHPVAELAERSGYWLGQQGRLTEPMLLDEGASHYVPVSWERAFSIVAEELKALDTPDGAAFYTSGRTSNEAAFAYQLFARRLGTNNLPDCSNMCHESSGSALVETLGVGKGSVSLKDLHQADLIIVAGQNPGTNHPRMLSALERAKRAGAKIVSVNPLPEAGLERFKNPQNARGLAGHGTKLTDLFLQIRLGGDLALFRAVNQLLLAAEDRHGNVVDHEFVERHCLGFEEWAADARTTDRDAVLAATGLPYAQIEELVSMVLASRKVIVCWAMGLTQHKHAVPTIREVVNFLLLRGNIGRPGAGVCPVRGHSNVQGDRTMGIFERPSQAFLDALGKEFAFEPPREHGFDAVDTIRAMRDGRVRVFFAMGGNFVAATPDTDVTEAAMRRCRLTVHVSTKLNRSHVVTGARALILPTLGRTDRDVTAKGAQFVSVEDSMGMVHSSRGGLRPPARGLLSEVAIVCRLARATLGPQDSTPWEDFADDYDSVRDRIARVVPGFEDFNEKVRRPGGFALPHGPRDSRSFPTTTGKANFSVNPLTAPEVPAGRLLLQTLRSHDQYNTTIYGLDDRYRGITGGRRVVLVNPADAAGLGLTEGGYVDLVSEWRDGVERRAPHFMVVHYPVARGGAAAYYPETNVLVPLDSTADISNTPTSKAVVVRFEPDSGLPGA
- a CDS encoding C40 family peptidase, whose translation is MGGALWRTESSAMRPWVRAALRCGAVLAVAALSLPFATQAAFAAPEPSASPSAGAVTVSPGADPLADAKATLGPLLDQLHLLYGNAEAATEQYNGTVARLTEQQATVTDLRGRVERQQKAVDAGTDVAAQLAAAQYRNGSASAYAELLLAEDPYEAVTIAELLAEASRSQSAFLDHLKADRATLAELQKQAEKALQDSQALAVQQDAAKATVATQLAEVEKLVTSLTGAQRTELAALEKAQADQSQLAFLASGALGKGERTPSQAGRAAVAYALAQLGKPYVWGGAGPDVFDCSGLTSQAWLHAGRPVPRTSQEQWAQLQHVPLNQLRPGDLVVYYAGATHIALYIGGGLVVQAPRPGAVIKVSPIGSMPILGAVRPDPETAADDQGGVWKVPDLPAGWDTVTPIAPSPPATLPPVVPAPGATVPPTTPPGTPGPTTSPTDPATGTPSGTPSGTPTDPGTPSGTGTPSGTGTPSGTGTPSGTGSPSGTGSPSGTGTPSTATPDPSATAPSAPGTAASSATSSAAPNSASARPESASASASGVR